The nucleotide window TAGGCAACAAAAGAGATGGGAGCCAGGGTGGTGAGGCCTGAGACCCAGGACAGCAGCCCACTGAGGATGAGGAGCCCTCTCTTCCTGCGAGGATGTCCGACACACACCTCGACCCCTTCCAGACCTGGGAAAGCAGCCAGGACAGCCAACCCTCCTGTACCTATGGACACTGACATGAGCACCCTGGAGATCTGAAGGTCCATCGGGAGTCCCAGGACGGACTCGTAGGCCTTGCACTGAatccccacctcctccgtgtAGAGGCAGGTGTGCCACAGCCCAGAGAACCAGTTCTCCACCTCGTTCAGGTCAGAGTTCATCGTCTTCCACAGGGGGaggaaggtggtgatcagagaAGTAACCAGACCCCCGAACGTCACAAACAGAGCAGTCCTCTGCATTATCTTAGTTGTTAGAAAAACCATCTTCTGCCtctgcacatacacacgctGGGCTTCAACTCGGCTCTTCAGGTCTAAGTTACAGGTTGAGAGATGCAGAGTGGCTCAGTGGCTCGTCCCACCTGCTGAGGGAGCAGGACCAGCCTGGACTGCCCACTCACTCAGCCTCCTTAATAAAATGCACCAGATAAGTGGGAGATAATCGGACACTGCGGCACGACAAGAGACgcactgttttgtttcagtgttCAATGTCATCAGTGCACAATGAACTCT belongs to Hippoglossus stenolepis isolate QCI-W04-F060 chromosome 9, HSTE1.2, whole genome shotgun sequence and includes:
- the cldn26 gene encoding putative claudin-24 — its product is MVFLTTKIMQRTALFVTFGGLVTSLITTFLPLWKTMNSDLNEVENWFSGLWHTCLYTEEVGIQCKAYESVLGLPMDLQISRVLMSVSIGTGGLAVLAAFPGLEGVEVCVGHPRRKRGLLILSGLLSWVSGLTTLAPISFVAYTTTVEFWDEGFPDVMPRWEYGEAMFSGWFGGLTLVIGGTLFFVAVCMGDYDQRPPSVPNSPQLKHRMQHYLKTEVL